In the Elizabethkingia bruuniana genome, CAGCAATCTTTTTTTGCTCTTCAATACAAGGTAAACCAAATTTAATTCTCGCAAAATTGTCGTAGAAAAGATAATCTCTTACTCCTCCTTCAACATTTCTTAAAACTTCTCTATTAAAAAAATCTGTCTTTAGATATTGATATAGAAAGTTGTCATTTACGGTGTTATCTGTTTTAAAACAAACATACAATGAACTGATAATAATATTCTCTAAGTTTTCACTATAGCCAATAGACCCCACATTAATTCTTGCTGGATTATAGGCAAAGGTGTTCGTGTCAATTATTTTGTATAGTTTAATATCGTAGCCTCTATCTTCGCTATCAACTCCCTCGAATTGCTCACTTTGCGGAACGAATCCTAATTTGTTATTTATAGAATAAACAGGAAGCTTTTCGTTATTTTTATTTCTCTTATTTACAAGAGTTGTAACCTCTCCCAACTTTTTAGTATTCCAATCTATATAGTTTTCATTGTTTCCATTTTTAAATCTCAATTGACGTGAGAATAATTTCTTACTAATCGTAATCACATAGGAAATAAAATCCTTAATTAAAGGGCTTTGTCAGAATTTAGCAAATAACAAACAATGGGAAAAACAATATTTACGAAATATACTTACTGAACGTAAAGAAACGAATAAAGACAATTTGCCAATTTTTTCTGTTTCGGTTAGTAAAGGTGTTATTAATCAAATAGAATATCTTGGGCGTTCTTTTGCGTCAAAAAATACAAC is a window encoding:
- a CDS encoding restriction endonuclease subunit S → MITISKKLFSRQLRFKNGNNENYIDWNTKKLGEVTTLVNKRNKNNEKLPVYSINNKLGFVPQSEQFEGVDSEDRGYDIKLYKIIDTNTFAYNPARINVGSIGYSENLENIIISSLYVCFKTDNTVNDNFLYQYLKTDFFNREVLRNVEGGVRDYLFYDNFARIKFGLPCIEEQKKIADYLSSIDSKIDIESQLLHKFEKQKRYLLANLFI